The sequence TACGAAAACCAACAGACCGTTTACGTCACACCGGATGAGGAGTTAGTTGTGAGGATGAAAAAACCCGTCTGACAATGGGCAGGCGGGTTTTTGCTTTTTCTCCATATTTTTCATATTTCACAAAGTCCAGTTATTTACCCGAAATGAATTTTTCATAATCTATATAAGTTGAATTAAAGATTTACAACTGAACACACAAACGATCGATCGTTTGTTCTGGTTTCTGGTTGATTCGCTGAATAAAGGCTTGGACATTCTTTCTAATTTCTTGCACACTCGAATAGAACACGTTGTAAATCACGTCTGATTTCAGCCATTTCCATAGCCCTTCAATCAAGTTCAATTGCGGACTGTATGGTGGCAAAAAGACGAGCTCTAACCGATCTTCGTGTTCTTTTAAAAATGGCTGAATGAGTTTGGCATGGTGAATTCGAGCGTTATCTAAAATCATCACTATTTTGCCTGTGGGATAGCGTTCTAACACAAGTTGAAGAAATCGAAGAAATGTTTCCGCGTCATAGCGTTCTTCTTCGATGCAAAACACTTCCCCTGTTTCGTAGTTCAACGTGCCAATCAGCTTCAGCCCTTGATGTTTTCCAAACGTCGGAATGATTCGTTGTTTTCCTTTGACAAACCATGTTTTTTGAATCGCTTGGTAATCACGAATCATCGACTCATCTTGAAAGAGGACATGGGCGATGTTCCCATCTACCAGTTTTTTTTACTTCAGGGAAGGTGATTTCGACGAATTCTTTTTGTTTCTCTTCATCGGCATTGGCTAGTGTATAGGTCGGTTTCGTATAGCTTAGCCCTAACCGATGCAGAATGTCACTTGTTCCGCGAAGCGTGTATGTTGGCCCCCACTTTTGTTGAATGAGTTCAGCGATTATCGCAAGCGTCCAATTATATTTTGCTTCGAATCCCACATCTACGGGGAGCTGATGTTCAATGATCAAAGCCAGCTCTTTTTCCTGCTCAGGGGTCAATCGACGTGGGGCGCCAGGTGAGTATTTCATCTCCAGTCCATCAAGACCGCGCTGGGCGTAGGCATGAATATAGTTATAAATAGTTTTCTTGGATCGACCAATAATCGTTGCGATTTCTCCTTTGGTATATCCCTGCAAATGAAGACAAATCGCTTGGTAGCGTTCATATGCTCGTTTACTTTTTGCTTCTTTCATGGCAGTGGACAACTTTTCGATCTCGTCTTTGTGATTTGGCATCATAGTTTTCTCTCCGTTCCCTTATTTTCTCTTTGTATTTATTCGCCGTGGAACGGGAGAAAACCTTTATTTCAATTTATATAGCACCATAGGGAATTTTATTATCTTTCTCGCCTCTTTAACTTCACTGTTTGCTAAATCATCTATGGTAAATAAAGTTTCGATAAAAAGCTTACAAAACTTTCGCTTACTTTTTCAGCCATATTTTCTTCATGAAGCCATAGGTAAATTGGAGGATTTTTGTGATTTTTACTGTAATCAAAACATAAGTAATTACCACTATCATCATTTGCAAATGGGATAAACTTAGAAGGTAGTCTTCCTGATATCCAATTCATTACATCCAAAATATTTCCCTCATCTTTTTGATGTAAAGATAATAATGATTTAACTGTACGTTCTTTTGTTTTTTCGGTATCGTATACGTTAGGTTTCGGTCTAGCCCCGTTATAATTTAATACAATTTTCTTATATTCTTCTGGAAATTCTATATCAAAATACTTCTCAATATTAGAAATGGTCTCTCTATCAATTGGTGACTTAGTAAATTTCCATTCAATTTGCGGAAACATCTTCATTATCCTCCCTAAATCTTTATTAACGGTGCGGCGAACCTCCACCCCATATATTCCGTCCTCCAGTATGACCTGTTAGAGCATGAATCCTTTCATCAACTAATTGTAATTTCCCGACTTCCTCACTATGATGCCATGTAAATCCATCTGGTGTTTCCCCTTCTTCAATCTGTTCAAGCTGAAGAGCATTAAACCGCTTAGCCAATTCCGGGTTTTGTTGAATCGCTTCTTTAAGTTGTTGATTTGCATAGGAAAATTGCCGGTAATCAGTGTCTAAATACATATTTTCAGGTAATTGCACATCAAAAGTGGGGTCGAATTGCGGAAAAACCCCCTCAATTCTCGTGCCGTCTGTAAGTTCAATTACTTTTGCTTCAAATGGTACACCTGTTTCTGGGTGAACAGTTCCTTCTAAATGATCATTAATTGTCTCTATTCTAGCGATAGGAAAATGTGCTTCATCAATAACCGTATGTCTCTGTCGTTCAGGATATAGTTCTTGTAACTGTTTATCCACTTGTACTTCGCTTAAATCGCCGTTTATACGGTTTAGGTCAATAATATCTTTTTTACTCATTTCTTGTTCATATAAAGGTTTGTCCGCTTCTGCATAGTTTAATACCTCAGTAGCATTCAAATCCTTCACAAATGTCGGGATATCTTTTAATAATGAGCCAATTTCTTTCTTGGCTATTTCTGCTACAAAAACTTCAATCATACTGCACTCTCCCTGCGATAATGTTCAATCCACTTAAAATA comes from Anoxybacillus flavithermus and encodes:
- a CDS encoding IS630-like element ISBs2 family transposase (programmed frameshift), whose product is MMPNHKDEIEKLSTAMKEAKSKRAYERYQAICLHLQGYTKGEIATIIGRSKKTIYNYIHAYAQRGLDGLEMKYSPGAPRRLTPEQEKELALIIEHQLPVDVGFEAKYNWTLAIIAELIQQKWGPTYTLRGTSDILHRLGLSYTKPTYTLANADEEKQKEFVEITFPEVKKLVDGNIAHVLFQDESMIRDYQAIQKTWFVKGKQRIIPTFGKHQGLKLIGTLNYETGEVFCIEEERYDAETFLRFLQLVLERYPTGKIVMILDNARIHHAKLIQPFLKEHEDRLELVFLPPYSPQLNLIEGLWKWLKSDVIYNVFYSSVQEIRKNVQAFIQRINQKPEQTIDRLCVQL
- a CDS encoding SMI1/KNR4 family protein — encoded protein: MFPQIEWKFTKSPIDRETISNIEKYFDIEFPEEYKKIVLNYNGARPKPNVYDTEKTKERTVKSLLSLHQKDEGNILDVMNWISGRLPSKFIPFANDDSGNYLCFDYSKNHKNPPIYLWLHEENMAEKVSESFVSFLSKLYLP
- a CDS encoding HNH endonuclease, which produces MIEVFVAEIAKKEIGSLLKDIPTFVKDLNATEVLNYAEADKPLYEQEMSKKDIIDLNRINGDLSEVQVDKQLQELYPERQRHTVIDEAHFPIARIETINDHLEGTVHPETGVPFEAKVIELTDGTRIEGVFPQFDPTFDVQLPENMYLDTDYRQFSYANQQLKEAIQQNPELAKRFNALQLEQIEEGETPDGFTWHHSEEVGKLQLVDERIHALTGHTGGRNIWGGGSPHR